One Alkalicoccus halolimnae DNA segment encodes these proteins:
- the glyA gene encoding serine hydroxymethyltransferase, which produces MTTIDKQALSNVKAQDQEVFAAMELEKKRQQDNIELIASENFVSKAVMEAQGSVLTNKYAEGYPAKRYYGGCEHVDTVENIARDRAKKIFGAEHVNVQPHSGAQANMAVYFAFLEHGDKVLGMDLNHGGHLTHGSPVNFSGRQYEFVGYGVEKETGRINYETVREMAHEHKPKMIVAGASAYPREIDFKIFREIADEVGAYLMVDMAHIAGLVAAGEHMNPVPYSDFVTTTTHKTLRGPRGGMILTKEEYGKKIDKAIFPGLQGGPLMHVISAKAVSFGEVLQDDFKTYSKQVRLNAEALGKSLVANGIDLVSGGTDNHLVLLDLRGLNLTGKAAEKALDEVGVTTNKNAIPFDPESPFVTSGIRIGTAAVTSRGFVEKDLTEVGSIIAAVLKDHENEAVLEDAAKRVASLTSAHPMYEDL; this is translated from the coding sequence ATGACAACGATTGATAAACAGGCTTTAAGCAATGTGAAGGCACAGGATCAGGAAGTTTTTGCGGCAATGGAACTGGAAAAAAAGCGCCAGCAGGATAACATTGAGCTGATCGCGTCAGAGAACTTTGTGTCAAAAGCTGTCATGGAGGCGCAGGGTTCTGTGCTGACAAACAAATATGCAGAAGGCTACCCGGCAAAACGTTATTACGGCGGCTGTGAGCATGTTGATACAGTAGAGAATATCGCCCGGGACCGTGCGAAAAAGATTTTTGGAGCGGAGCATGTCAACGTCCAGCCGCACTCCGGTGCCCAGGCGAATATGGCTGTTTACTTTGCGTTTCTCGAGCACGGCGACAAAGTGCTCGGAATGGACCTGAACCACGGCGGCCACTTAACGCACGGAAGCCCGGTCAACTTCAGCGGCAGGCAGTACGAGTTTGTCGGTTATGGAGTGGAAAAAGAAACCGGCCGGATCAACTACGAAACGGTCCGTGAAATGGCTCATGAGCACAAGCCGAAAATGATCGTCGCAGGAGCAAGCGCCTACCCGCGTGAAATTGATTTTAAGATTTTCCGGGAAATTGCGGATGAAGTCGGCGCCTACCTGATGGTCGATATGGCGCATATCGCCGGGCTTGTTGCAGCAGGAGAACACATGAATCCCGTCCCTTATTCTGATTTTGTGACAACGACGACCCACAAAACGCTCCGCGGACCGCGCGGCGGAATGATTCTTACAAAAGAAGAGTATGGCAAAAAGATCGATAAAGCAATCTTCCCGGGCCTGCAGGGCGGACCTCTCATGCACGTCATCAGCGCCAAGGCCGTCTCGTTCGGTGAAGTGCTTCAGGATGACTTTAAAACGTATTCCAAGCAGGTACGCCTGAACGCAGAGGCACTCGGCAAGTCTCTCGTTGCCAACGGCATTGATCTCGTTTCCGGCGGTACGGATAACCATCTCGTCCTGCTTGACCTGCGCGGGCTTAACCTGACAGGAAAAGCAGCGGAAAAAGCGCTGGATGAAGTTGGAGTGACTACAAATAAAAACGCGATCCCGTTTGATCCGGAAAGCCCGTTCGTCACGAGCGGCATCCGTATCGGAACAGCAGCGGTAACTTCCCGCGGTTTTGTAGAAAAGGATCTTACAGAAGTAGGCAGCATTATCGCAGCTGTTCTGAAAGACCATGAAAACGAAGCGGTACTGGAGGATGCAGCGAAGCGTGTAGCTTCCCTCACGAGTGCCCATCCTATGTACGAAGATTTGTAA